Proteins from a genomic interval of Halomonas alkaliantarctica:
- a CDS encoding flagellar hook assembly protein FlgD, with the protein MNVDTNVLNNINSGGSNGLSARQSDELRESFMTLLITQLQNQDPLKPMENSEMTSQLAQINTVSGIEELNSTLEGITSQMNANQALQASGLIGKGVMVSGRDVLVEQNEDGNSYTTPFGIELAEPAANVKATIVGDGGQVLRVLDLGALDAGVQSFQWDGKNAQGESVASGRYSVQLEATDAEDEKIESTALQYAVVNSVTPNDSSGSVRLDLGAIYGQISLNDVKQIL; encoded by the coding sequence ATGAATGTCGATACGAACGTATTGAATAACATAAATAGCGGTGGTTCTAATGGCCTCTCTGCTCGCCAATCCGATGAACTGCGTGAAAGCTTCATGACGTTGTTGATTACCCAATTGCAGAATCAAGATCCGCTCAAGCCGATGGAAAACTCGGAGATGACCTCGCAGTTAGCGCAAATCAATACAGTAAGCGGTATTGAAGAATTAAATAGCACGCTTGAAGGCATTACCAGCCAAATGAATGCCAATCAGGCACTGCAGGCGAGTGGTCTAATCGGCAAGGGCGTTATGGTGTCCGGTAGGGATGTTTTGGTGGAGCAGAATGAAGACGGGAATTCATATACTACGCCCTTTGGTATAGAACTTGCCGAACCGGCGGCGAATGTTAAAGCCACTATAGTGGGTGATGGCGGTCAAGTCCTTAGGGTTCTTGACCTAGGGGCACTAGATGCAGGTGTTCAATCTTTCCAATGGGATGGAAAAAATGCTCAGGGTGAATCGGTTGCCAGCGGTCGATATTCGGTTCAGCTAGAGGCGACCGATGCTGAAGATGAAAAAATCGAATCGACGGCCTTGCAGTACGCCGTAGTAAATAGTGTGACGCCTAACGATAGCAGTGGCAGCGTTCGGCTGGATCTAGGCGCGATCTACGGCCAAATTAGCCTGAATGACGTTAAACAAATTCTTTAA
- a CDS encoding flagella synthesis protein FlgN produces the protein MSLASLLTNQQQRLDALISLLSSEQNLLTQGDIDGDALSQVALDKQALLAELERIETLRRNVQERLGYAEGANGARAAAQDAGCHTAWESLLEKSERASRMNELTGQMLSVRMKHNQAMLDYIRQIAEKTLYKPDGRNSAQPGRINASA, from the coding sequence ATGAGCCTTGCATCCTTGCTTACCAATCAACAACAGCGCCTTGATGCGCTCATATCGTTGTTGTCCAGCGAGCAAAATTTATTGACGCAAGGTGATATTGACGGTGATGCCCTATCTCAAGTTGCACTGGATAAACAGGCATTGCTGGCCGAACTAGAGCGTATTGAGACCCTGCGTCGCAATGTACAAGAACGTCTTGGCTATGCCGAGGGCGCTAACGGCGCTAGAGCGGCTGCTCAAGATGCAGGCTGTCATACAGCTTGGGAAAGCTTGCTAGAAAAGAGCGAACGAGCCTCGCGCATGAATGAGCTAACGGGGCAGATGCTGTCCGTACGCATGAAGCATAATCAAGCAATGCTGGATTATATCCGTCAAATTGCAGAAAAAACGCTTTATAAACCGGATGGTCGTAATAGCGCCCAACCGGGCAGAATCAACGCTTCCGCCTAA
- the flgA gene encoding flagellar basal body P-ring formation chaperone FlgA: MLRQRLTNPSTLRFWQVILLLAILCVSALTKVQADDDHLLQKVHQFLYKETRALGEEVVIDLRPPSPHLPQCVQPEPFLPNANQAPLGRVSVGVRCGEDSRQVRYLQAQIDVIGNYVVAARDIERGTLITSNMLNERGGNLGDLSAQALTAEEDIVGKIAQRPIRSGSAFLAHYLQAPDLVERGQRVTVIAQGSAFRVSREGEALENGALGEQIRVRFGSREILTARVTERGILVVDF; the protein is encoded by the coding sequence ATGCTACGACAGCGCCTTACTAATCCCAGCACGCTTCGCTTCTGGCAAGTGATCCTCTTATTGGCCATCCTATGCGTCAGTGCTCTAACCAAGGTGCAGGCTGATGACGACCACCTTCTCCAAAAAGTGCATCAATTTCTTTACAAAGAGACACGCGCATTAGGCGAAGAAGTGGTCATTGACCTACGGCCACCGTCTCCACATTTACCACAATGTGTCCAACCGGAGCCTTTTTTACCCAACGCTAATCAAGCCCCCTTGGGCCGCGTGTCCGTTGGCGTACGTTGCGGTGAAGACAGCAGACAAGTCCGCTACTTGCAGGCCCAAATTGATGTCATTGGCAATTACGTGGTGGCAGCAAGAGACATTGAGCGGGGCACATTGATCACGTCAAATATGCTCAATGAACGCGGTGGCAACCTTGGTGATCTGTCAGCTCAAGCGCTGACAGCCGAAGAAGATATCGTAGGTAAAATAGCTCAGCGCCCAATTCGCAGTGGCAGTGCCTTCTTAGCCCATTATTTACAAGCGCCTGATTTAGTTGAACGTGGGCAGCGCGTCACGGTCATAGCTCAGGGCTCAGCTTTTCGCGTTTCTCGCGAAGGCGAAGCGCTTGAAAATGGCGCTCTTGGCGAGCAGATAAGAGTCCGTTTTGGTTCACGGGAAATCCTGACGGCTCGTGTCACTGAGCGAGGTATTTTGGTGGTGGATTTTTAG
- the flgC gene encoding flagellar basal body rod protein FlgC, with the protein MSMFSTFDIASSAMSAQSQRMNVTASNMANADSVAGPDGETYRAKQVMFETLAQSNRYGVGGVRVTEVVEDDSPLRMEYMPNHPAADEEGYVAKPNVEPVHEMVNMISASRSYQANIEVFNTSKQMLMQTLSLGEG; encoded by the coding sequence ATGTCGATGTTCTCTACGTTTGATATTGCCAGCTCGGCAATGAGTGCCCAATCCCAGCGAATGAACGTCACCGCTAGCAATATGGCCAACGCAGACAGTGTTGCTGGGCCTGATGGTGAAACCTATCGAGCCAAACAGGTGATGTTTGAGACCCTGGCACAAAGCAACCGCTATGGCGTTGGCGGTGTTCGTGTAACCGAGGTAGTGGAAGACGATTCGCCCCTGCGGATGGAGTACATGCCCAATCACCCGGCAGCTGATGAAGAGGGGTATGTGGCAAAGCCCAATGTTGAGCCCGTGCATGAAATGGTCAATATGATTTCTGCCTCACGCTCCTATCAAGCCAATATCGAAGTATTTAATACCAGTAAGCAGATGCTGATGCAGACGCTGTCGCTGGGTGAGGGGTAA
- a CDS encoding SDR family NAD(P)-dependent oxidoreductase has protein sequence MFNLLPHHYTALVVGASGGIGAAIIKQLLSSSHVGHIIAVSRQPPRIDDPRLTHLMLDVSQEPGRKALQKELAAQPIHFFFNAIGILHDKAQQLLPEKRLDQLSVENLTQTMNINAFTPVLLLAALQDSFKGTHPTAIASLSARVGSIEDNQLGGWYSYRASKAAHNMLLKTASIELKRLNKQSTVLCLHPGTTDTALSKPFQARVPHEKLFTTTFVAEQLLSVIAQRTPDDSGTFWDWNGQPIDW, from the coding sequence ATGTTCAATTTACTGCCTCATCATTATACAGCGCTGGTTGTCGGCGCATCGGGGGGAATAGGCGCTGCCATTATTAAGCAGTTACTTTCTTCCTCGCATGTTGGCCACATTATTGCAGTTAGCCGCCAACCACCACGAATTGATGACCCCCGCCTCACTCACCTAATGCTTGATGTCTCTCAAGAGCCAGGTAGAAAGGCACTTCAAAAAGAGCTAGCGGCCCAACCCATTCACTTCTTTTTCAATGCCATCGGCATCCTTCATGATAAAGCGCAACAGCTGCTGCCTGAAAAGCGCCTAGATCAGCTTAGCGTCGAAAATCTAACCCAAACAATGAACATCAATGCTTTTACGCCGGTCTTATTGTTAGCGGCACTGCAAGACTCATTCAAAGGGACACATCCGACGGCGATCGCCAGCCTTTCCGCTCGTGTTGGCTCAATCGAGGACAATCAGTTAGGAGGCTGGTATAGCTATCGTGCCAGCAAAGCAGCGCATAACATGCTGCTCAAGACAGCATCCATAGAACTCAAGCGACTTAATAAGCAGTCCACAGTGCTATGCCTACATCCAGGCACCACCGACACGGCACTCTCCAAACCCTTTCAAGCAAGGGTTCCTCACGAGAAGTTGTTCACGACCACATTTGTAGCAGAGCAGTTGCTGTCAGTTATCGCCCAGCGAACGCCTGATGATAGCGGTACCTTTTGGGACTGGAATGGCCAACCTATTGATTGGTAA
- the flgB gene encoding flagellar basal body rod protein FlgB: MIDQLESAFNFHQQAVGLRQARHEVLAANIANADTPNYKARDIDFASELKKAVDGVQNGSSNTGGGLTLSRTAGNHIAGQGPAWRGADNVDLLYRIPDQPSLDGNTVDMDRERTQFADNAVRYQVGLTMLNSRIQGLKNAMQPE, encoded by the coding sequence ATGATTGATCAACTGGAATCTGCCTTTAATTTTCATCAGCAAGCAGTAGGGTTACGTCAAGCGCGTCACGAGGTGTTAGCGGCTAATATCGCCAATGCCGATACGCCTAACTATAAGGCGCGGGACATTGACTTTGCTAGTGAACTGAAAAAAGCAGTAGACGGTGTTCAGAATGGATCTAGTAATACCGGCGGAGGCCTTACATTGTCGCGTACTGCCGGGAACCATATTGCTGGACAAGGCCCCGCATGGCGCGGAGCGGACAACGTCGATTTACTTTATCGCATCCCGGATCAGCCTAGTTTGGATGGGAATACGGTTGATATGGACCGTGAGCGCACGCAGTTTGCTGATAACGCAGTTCGTTATCAAGTCGGACTCACGATGCTCAACAGCCGAATTCAAGGGCTGAAAAATGCCATGCAGCCCGAGTAA
- the flgM gene encoding flagellar biosynthesis anti-sigma factor FlgM, which translates to MNIDNINPLLRSNQAQQRDETQKANSVTSATPGGTTRESTQLSQSSIDESQDIDSAKVEEIRDAIREGRLEMNAERIAEGLIANLKDL; encoded by the coding sequence GTGAACATTGATAACATTAATCCGCTGTTACGCTCTAACCAGGCTCAGCAGCGTGACGAAACGCAAAAAGCTAACAGCGTTACATCCGCTACACCGGGTGGCACAACACGTGAATCTACTCAACTGAGCCAATCAAGCATCGATGAATCCCAAGATATCGATAGCGCCAAAGTTGAAGAGATTCGTGACGCCATTCGTGAGGGCCGCCTTGAAATGAACGCGGAACGTATCGCCGAGGGCCTAATTGCCAATCTTAAAGATTTATAA